From a region of the Halanaerobium hydrogeniformans genome:
- a CDS encoding ABC transporter ATP-binding protein, with the protein MLKVENLSFSYSREEVLKNISFAAKKGELITLIGPNGSGKSTILKCINSYLKVEQGNIKIKAKNLASYSKNELAEIIAYIPQLENYSFPLTVFETILMGRKSHSSWRASQKDKEITAEVIAKLGLGDFSCTNINNLSGGQKQKVFIGRMMAQQADLILLDEPTNNLDLKHQLEIFELIQNEVDKGKTAIVTMHDLSLVSRFSDRIIMLKDGEIYSDGDKSSLSAAKIHSVYGVEVSLKEHNGSHVIIPERVVV; encoded by the coding sequence ATGCTAAAAGTTGAAAATTTAAGCTTTAGTTATAGTAGAGAAGAAGTGCTAAAAAATATTAGTTTTGCAGCTAAAAAGGGAGAATTAATTACATTAATTGGTCCCAATGGCTCTGGCAAAAGTACTATTTTAAAATGCATAAATTCATATTTAAAAGTTGAGCAGGGCAATATTAAAATCAAGGCTAAAAATTTAGCCTCTTACAGTAAAAATGAGCTGGCAGAAATTATTGCTTATATACCTCAACTGGAAAATTACAGCTTTCCTCTTACTGTTTTTGAAACTATTTTGATGGGAAGAAAATCTCACAGCAGCTGGAGGGCCAGTCAAAAAGATAAAGAAATTACTGCTGAAGTAATAGCTAAACTTGGTTTAGGTGATTTTTCCTGTACAAATATAAATAATTTAAGTGGAGGTCAAAAGCAAAAAGTTTTTATAGGTCGGATGATGGCCCAACAGGCTGATCTTATTTTATTGGATGAACCTACCAATAATCTGGATTTAAAACATCAACTTGAAATTTTTGAGCTTATTCAAAATGAGGTTGATAAAGGCAAAACTGCAATAGTTACCATGCATGATCTTTCTCTTGTAAGCCGTTTTAGTGATAGAATTATTATGCTTAAAGATGGAGAAATCTATTCTGATGGTGATAAAAGTTCTTTATCTGCTGCCAAAATACATTCTGTTTATGGAGTAGAAGTTAGTCTTAAAGAACACAATGGCAGTCATGTTATAATACCAGAAAGAGTAGTTGTTTAA
- a CDS encoding precorrin-8X methylmutase, with translation MEENNPREIEAKSMRMIDEEIGNLNCTEAERKTIKRVVHASADTDLATKVSFSPGAAEKAQKLIREGADIITDVTMLKSGINERKLAQYGGELKCFIRDEKVMEAAEKTGLTRSIMAVRKAAKLPGKKIFAIGNAPTALFELLRLNEEENLKIDFIVGTPVGFVGAAESKEELMQSDIPHISLEGRKGGSAIAASIVNSILYMMGD, from the coding sequence ATGGAAGAAAATAATCCTAGAGAAATAGAAGCTAAAAGCATGAGAATGATTGATGAAGAAATTGGAAATTTAAACTGTACAGAGGCAGAAAGAAAGACGATCAAAAGAGTAGTTCACGCATCTGCAGATACTGACTTAGCAACTAAGGTGAGTTTTTCACCGGGAGCTGCTGAAAAAGCTCAAAAGCTTATCAGAGAAGGTGCAGATATTATTACAGATGTAACAATGCTTAAATCAGGAATAAATGAACGAAAATTGGCCCAATATGGTGGGGAACTTAAATGTTTTATTAGAGATGAAAAAGTAATGGAGGCAGCAGAAAAAACCGGTCTGACAAGGTCGATAATGGCTGTCCGAAAAGCGGCTAAATTACCTGGTAAAAAGATATTTGCCATAGGTAATGCACCAACCGCACTATTTGAACTGCTTAGATTAAATGAAGAAGAAAATTTAAAAATAGATTTTATAGTCGGAACTCCAGTTGGGTTTGTTGGGGCAGCAGAATCGAAAGAAGAACTTATGCAGAGCGATATTCCTCATATTTCTTTAGAAGGTAGAAAGGGAGGTAGTGCTATTGCTGCTTCAATTGTCAATTCTATTCTATATATGATGGGAGATTAA
- a CDS encoding cobyric acid synthase — MKNRAGTIMIQATSSDAGKSLFAAALCRIFNRKGIKTTPFKAWNMSLNSYVTKNGGEIGIAQALQAEAAGREPEVDMQPILIKAMGDGQTQVIIRGKADKNIYYSQGKEDYREIFAETITNSLQKLSRENELIIIEGAGSPAEINRSGPDFANMFTAKIYNSPVLLISNIDRGGALASLVGTLKLLSEKEKKLVKGLLINKFRGDFELLKPALGFLKEYTGKEVLGVIPYLKDLNLPEEDSASLKKINQKNSNDKIKIGIIRLPHISNFSDFNSLKMEADVYLEYIAKPQKLNSFDLIIVPGTKTTTKDLDFLKSSGLAKEIRLAAKAGTLIMGICGGFQMLGRNLYDKQQTEGGSKKMEGLNLLPIETEFLASKTTHQVEAVLNKNLEKTDFFSSFDFNEKLKGYEIHMGITKYLEKSKPLFELQKRSGEKLKIMDGAFAIESNCFGSYLHGLFDNDGFRRSLINYLKDKKNLFLDQANTGSQNSYQENLQKELERLADVVESKVDVDKLLELSKRS; from the coding sequence GTGAAAAACAGAGCAGGTACAATAATGATCCAAGCTACTTCCTCAGATGCTGGTAAAAGCCTTTTTGCAGCAGCTTTATGCAGGATTTTTAATCGGAAGGGAATAAAAACTACTCCTTTTAAAGCCTGGAATATGTCGCTTAATTCATATGTGACAAAAAACGGAGGAGAAATAGGTATTGCCCAGGCACTGCAGGCTGAAGCTGCCGGGCGGGAGCCTGAGGTAGATATGCAGCCAATTTTGATCAAAGCCATGGGTGATGGCCAGACCCAGGTTATAATCAGAGGAAAAGCAGATAAAAATATTTATTACTCTCAAGGAAAAGAAGATTATAGAGAAATTTTTGCAGAAACGATCACAAATTCTCTGCAGAAATTGAGCCGGGAAAATGAGCTTATAATTATTGAGGGAGCTGGTAGTCCTGCTGAAATAAACCGCAGTGGCCCAGATTTTGCAAATATGTTTACAGCAAAAATCTATAATTCTCCTGTCCTGTTGATCAGCAATATTGATCGAGGTGGAGCACTTGCTTCCCTGGTAGGAACTTTAAAGCTTCTTTCTGAAAAAGAAAAAAAATTAGTCAAAGGACTTTTAATAAATAAATTTAGAGGAGATTTTGAGCTCTTAAAACCCGCTCTTGGCTTTTTAAAAGAATATACTGGCAAAGAAGTTCTTGGTGTAATTCCTTATCTAAAAGATTTGAATCTTCCTGAAGAAGATTCAGCATCTCTTAAAAAAATAAATCAAAAAAATAGTAATGATAAGATAAAAATTGGAATAATAAGGCTGCCTCATATTTCTAATTTCAGTGATTTTAATAGTTTGAAAATGGAAGCTGATGTTTACTTAGAATATATAGCAAAACCCCAAAAATTAAATAGTTTTGATTTGATTATTGTACCTGGTACTAAAACAACTACTAAAGATTTAGATTTTTTAAAGAGTTCAGGCTTAGCTAAAGAGATAAGGCTTGCTGCCAAGGCAGGTACACTGATTATGGGTATTTGTGGAGGCTTCCAAATGCTTGGCCGCAATCTTTATGATAAACAGCAGACAGAAGGTGGCAGCAAAAAAATGGAAGGTTTAAATTTGCTTCCTATTGAGACAGAATTTTTAGCAAGTAAAACAACCCACCAGGTTGAAGCAGTTTTGAATAAGAATTTAGAAAAAACAGATTTTTTCTCTAGTTTTGATTTCAATGAAAAATTAAAGGGTTATGAGATTCATATGGGAATCACAAAATATTTAGAAAAGAGCAAGCCATTATTTGAGCTGCAGAAACGCTCTGGAGAAAAATTAAAAATAATGGATGGTGCTTTTGCTATTGAAAGCAACTGTTTTGGTAGTTATCTGCATGGTCTGTTTGACAATGATGGTTTTCGCAGATCTTTAATTAATTATTTAAAAGATAAGAAGAATCTTTTTTTAGATCAAGCAAATACAGGTTCTCAAAATTCTTATCAAGAAAACCTACAGAAAGAACTTGAAAGGCTAGCAGATGTTGTGGAAAGCAAGGTAGATGTAGATAAACTTTTAGAATTAAGCAAAAGGAGTTAA
- the tsaA gene encoding tRNA (N6-threonylcarbamoyladenosine(37)-N6)-methyltransferase TrmO — MNLTEIAKVKSKYKEPIGPDKMKKTESIIEVKEEFEDGLYGIEEHEYLQVLFYFHKSEGYDLISKRRIGGEKGLFASRSPRRASGIGITTVELLKREGNKLYVYGLDAIDGTPVVDIKPYASFMDEASISLQKNNPRYKIEKMIRYQNIDELLLKAGEFHGHYCPFLALGVLAAADALKRMQKADAGMEKLLAVVETNSCFSDGIQVVSGATFANNALIYRDLGKTAVTFVSREGGNLRYYLKNDKFLEKDYTEAKELFEKVVARREGSRAEEKKLKELWKKIAFEIIEEDIAKYFKVERDIEIEVPDYAPIFEDKYCQECGEKIMAVKAVEKENQDYCKKCAQAEYIQLDGSGLTVKKFD; from the coding sequence GTGAATTTAACAGAGATTGCAAAAGTTAAAAGTAAATATAAAGAACCGATTGGGCCTGATAAAATGAAAAAAACCGAAAGTATTATTGAAGTGAAAGAAGAATTTGAAGATGGGCTATATGGAATTGAGGAACATGAATATCTGCAGGTTTTATTCTATTTTCACAAATCAGAGGGATATGACTTGATCAGTAAAAGAAGAATTGGGGGAGAAAAAGGACTTTTTGCTTCTCGAAGTCCTCGCCGAGCAAGTGGGATTGGAATTACCACTGTAGAACTATTAAAAAGAGAAGGGAATAAACTATATGTATATGGACTTGATGCTATAGATGGAACCCCGGTGGTAGATATTAAGCCTTATGCTTCTTTTATGGATGAAGCCTCTATATCACTTCAGAAAAATAATCCTCGCTATAAAATAGAGAAAATGATAAGATATCAGAATATAGATGAGCTTTTATTAAAAGCAGGGGAATTTCATGGTCATTATTGTCCTTTTCTGGCCCTGGGAGTTTTGGCAGCAGCTGATGCTTTAAAAAGAATGCAAAAAGCTGATGCAGGAATGGAAAAATTACTTGCAGTTGTAGAAACAAATAGCTGTTTTAGTGATGGTATACAAGTTGTCAGTGGAGCAACTTTTGCTAATAATGCTTTAATCTACAGAGATCTTGGTAAAACAGCAGTAACTTTTGTCAGCCGAGAGGGTGGAAATCTCCGCTATTATCTTAAAAATGATAAATTTTTAGAAAAAGATTATACTGAAGCAAAAGAACTTTTTGAAAAAGTTGTTGCTAGAAGAGAAGGCAGCAGAGCTGAAGAAAAGAAGTTAAAAGAACTATGGAAAAAAATAGCTTTTGAAATAATTGAAGAAGATATAGCAAAATATTTTAAAGTAGAAAGAGATATTGAAATTGAAGTTCCTGATTATGCGCCAATTTTTGAAGATAAATACTGTCAGGAATGTGGAGAAAAAATCATGGCAGTAAAAGCAGTAGAAAAAGAGAATCAGGATTATTGTAAAAAGTGTGCTCAGGCAGAATATATACAGCTTGATGGAAGTGGTTTAACTGTAAAAAAATTTGATTAA
- a CDS encoding cobyric acid synthase — protein sequence MTAAIMFQGTASDAGKSIITAAACRVLAQDGYLVAPFKSQNMSLNSWITKDAKEIAVAQAVQAEAAQVEPIVEMSPILLKPNADNNSQVILQGKLYKNMNAADYFASKDKLLEIIKESLTVLKNNYKVIVLEGGGNPAEVNLRDKDLVNMKAAELAESPVILIADIDKGGVFASVIGTLELLTEEERARVKGIIINKFRGDPKKFEDGVKLIEEHTSKQVLGVLPYLEDLDLPAEDSLENNVFNSANDQLDIVVVAYPQMSNFTDFDYFKAEKGVQLRYIRRVEEIADPDLIILPGSKTTIKDLKYLYSSKMADKIKELAGKGKDIIGICGGYQMLGKEIRDPENFEISSRSIKALNLLNIKTVLAAEKVTNQITASSAKNLPFETDFVFKNLSGFEIHQGRTIRDSNVKPVFRLQRKMKDFESKSQSDGAINEKGNIWGTYIHDIFKNDEFRKALIIYLFKKKGLSRPEGDNKSALEIREENYNYLADMFRKYIDMESFYKIIFEN from the coding sequence ATGACAGCAGCGATTATGTTTCAGGGTACAGCCTCAGATGCCGGGAAAAGTATAATTACAGCAGCAGCCTGTAGAGTTTTGGCTCAGGATGGATATCTTGTGGCACCATTTAAATCACAGAATATGTCTTTAAATTCCTGGATTACAAAAGATGCTAAAGAAATAGCGGTTGCCCAGGCAGTCCAGGCAGAAGCTGCTCAGGTTGAGCCAATTGTAGAGATGAGTCCAATTCTTTTAAAGCCAAATGCAGATAATAATTCACAGGTAATATTGCAGGGAAAACTATATAAAAACATGAATGCAGCCGATTATTTTGCCTCTAAGGATAAATTGCTTGAGATAATAAAAGAATCCCTAACTGTATTAAAGAATAATTATAAGGTGATAGTACTTGAAGGTGGTGGGAACCCTGCCGAAGTGAACTTAAGAGATAAAGATCTGGTTAACATGAAGGCTGCTGAACTTGCAGAGTCTCCTGTGATTTTAATTGCAGATATTGATAAGGGAGGAGTTTTTGCTTCTGTTATTGGAACTCTTGAACTCCTAACTGAAGAAGAAAGGGCGAGAGTCAAAGGGATTATAATTAACAAATTTAGAGGTGATCCTAAAAAGTTTGAAGATGGAGTAAAACTTATTGAAGAACACACTTCTAAGCAGGTACTTGGTGTCTTGCCATATTTAGAAGATCTAGATCTTCCGGCTGAAGATAGCCTAGAAAACAATGTTTTTAACAGTGCAAATGATCAGCTTGATATTGTAGTGGTTGCCTATCCTCAGATGTCTAATTTTACTGATTTCGATTATTTTAAGGCTGAAAAAGGAGTGCAGCTCCGCTATATCAGAAGGGTAGAAGAAATTGCTGACCCTGATTTAATCATTTTACCTGGGAGCAAAACAACTATTAAAGATTTGAAATATCTTTACAGCTCAAAAATGGCTGATAAAATAAAGGAACTTGCCGGAAAAGGTAAAGATATAATCGGGATCTGTGGTGGCTATCAGATGCTTGGTAAAGAAATTAGAGATCCTGAAAATTTTGAAATAAGTTCAAGGAGTATAAAAGCTTTGAATCTGCTTAATATTAAAACAGTGTTAGCAGCAGAAAAAGTGACAAATCAGATAACAGCTAGTTCAGCAAAGAATTTGCCTTTCGAAACTGATTTTGTCTTTAAAAATCTAAGTGGGTTTGAAATTCATCAGGGTAGAACTATCAGAGATTCTAATGTTAAACCTGTTTTTAGACTTCAGCGAAAAATGAAAGATTTTGAATCAAAAAGCCAGTCTGATGGTGCGATTAATGAAAAAGGTAATATTTGGGGTACATATATTCATGATATTTTCAAAAATGATGAATTTAGAAAAGCTTTAATAATCTATCTTTTTAAAAAGAAAGGCTTAAGTCGTCCTGAGGGTGATAACAAAAGCGCCTTAGAAATTAGAGAAGAAAATTATAATTATCTGGCAGATATGTTTAGAAAATATATTGATATGGAATCATTTTATAAAATAATCTTTGAGAACTAA
- a CDS encoding ABC transporter substrate-binding protein, translating to MLEKFINKKKRLLIILIFIFFISIFSTNSYGRAITDLSGRELMIPDEIDEIIAVGPGALRLVVYLEADSMVIGIEEFERRDNNRPYNLARPELRELPVIGPQFGGDAELIAAAEPDLIIASYLSKTEADNLAAKTSLPVVLINDESAGSMSENELTAALNFLAPLLNKEDRAEELVNGYQEYKNDLINRAAEYDQSLKEKKLYIGGIGHRGAQGIRSTETNYLPFQYLGLENVFKQGDKSNIFISGEELLLRDPEIIFIDQGGIELVRNDLNRAEYSYLQAVANYNLYGVLPYNHYTTNFATVLADAYYIGQVIFGDDFIEEDPAEKADEIYQFFLGEKVYQDMAEIFGGFKNISFD from the coding sequence ATGCTTGAAAAATTCATAAATAAAAAGAAAAGGCTATTAATTATTTTAATATTCATTTTTTTTATAAGTATTTTCAGCACTAATAGTTATGGAAGGGCTATAACTGATCTGTCAGGTAGAGAGCTTATGATTCCAGACGAGATTGACGAAATAATTGCAGTAGGTCCTGGAGCTTTAAGGCTTGTAGTTTATTTAGAAGCAGATTCGATGGTTATCGGTATAGAAGAATTTGAAAGAAGGGATAATAATCGACCTTATAATTTAGCCAGGCCTGAACTTAGAGAGTTACCGGTAATTGGGCCTCAATTTGGTGGAGATGCTGAATTAATAGCAGCGGCAGAGCCTGATTTAATTATTGCTTCTTATTTATCTAAAACAGAAGCTGATAATCTGGCAGCCAAAACCTCACTTCCGGTTGTCTTAATTAATGATGAGTCAGCAGGTTCAATGAGTGAAAACGAATTAACCGCTGCTTTAAATTTTTTAGCACCACTTTTAAATAAAGAAGATAGAGCTGAAGAATTAGTTAATGGCTATCAAGAGTATAAAAATGATCTAATAAATAGGGCAGCAGAGTATGATCAGAGCTTAAAAGAGAAAAAGCTTTATATTGGTGGAATTGGACATCGCGGAGCTCAAGGAATTAGATCAACAGAAACTAATTATCTTCCTTTTCAATATTTGGGTTTAGAGAATGTATTTAAACAGGGTGACAAAAGCAATATATTTATTAGCGGAGAAGAACTTTTGCTTAGAGATCCGGAAATTATATTTATTGATCAGGGTGGAATTGAATTAGTAAGAAATGATTTGAACAGAGCTGAATATTCTTATTTACAGGCAGTTGCTAATTATAATTTATATGGAGTACTTCCATATAATCACTATACTACTAATTTTGCTACTGTACTGGCAGATGCTTATTATATTGGTCAGGTTATCTTTGGTGATGATTTTATTGAAGAAGATCCAGCTGAAAAAGCGGATGAGATTTATCAATTTTTTCTTGGAGAGAAAGTCTATCAAGATATGGCAGAAATATTTGGTGGATTTAAAAATATAAGTTTTGATTAA
- a CDS encoding FecCD family ABC transporter permease codes for MSKEFYDKEKKRILAEQQENNKKIYLLTFSLIILIIAAAVYSLFIGSAQIEWRDIYGVFFAGSRGMVYNIIWNIRLPSILTSLIAGMGLALSGAVMQCILKNPLASPFTLGISHAAAFGAAFSIVVLDFSAVIESFAFLEGIYLPSVAAFLFSQIAVVIVLFISRKNRATAETIVLAGIALSSLFTAGTTALQFFADDLELASVIYWTFGDPGRTTWNQLLIITLVFIFIAAYFIYNSWNYSILNAGDEVASSLGVDSAKMRLTAMTAASILTAVIISFVGIIGFIGLVTPHIIRKIAVGSQRQFFINSALAGGLLLIISDNLARTAFRPVVLPVGVLTAFLGAPLFIYLVIKGRQYW; via the coding sequence ATGAGTAAAGAGTTTTATGATAAGGAGAAAAAAAGAATATTAGCTGAGCAACAGGAAAATAATAAAAAAATATATTTACTTACTTTTAGTTTAATAATATTAATAATTGCAGCTGCAGTCTATAGTCTTTTCATAGGTTCAGCCCAAATTGAATGGCGTGATATTTACGGTGTTTTTTTTGCAGGAAGCAGAGGAATGGTTTATAATATCATCTGGAATATTAGATTGCCTTCAATTTTGACTTCTTTAATAGCTGGAATGGGCCTGGCCCTTTCCGGGGCAGTAATGCAGTGTATTCTAAAAAATCCTCTTGCTTCTCCATTTACTCTCGGTATTTCTCATGCGGCAGCATTTGGAGCAGCTTTTTCTATAGTTGTACTCGATTTTTCTGCAGTAATTGAAAGTTTTGCTTTTCTAGAAGGGATATATTTACCATCAGTAGCAGCATTTTTGTTTTCTCAGATTGCAGTTGTAATAGTCTTGTTTATCAGTAGAAAAAACAGGGCAACCGCCGAAACAATTGTTCTGGCAGGGATAGCTCTTTCATCTCTTTTTACAGCTGGAACTACTGCTTTACAGTTTTTTGCTGATGATTTAGAACTTGCTTCTGTTATTTATTGGACTTTTGGCGATCCAGGTAGAACTACCTGGAATCAACTGCTGATTATAACACTGGTCTTTATTTTCATTGCTGCTTATTTTATTTATAACAGCTGGAATTACAGTATTTTAAATGCTGGAGATGAGGTTGCTTCCAGCTTAGGAGTTGATTCTGCTAAGATGCGTTTAACTGCAATGACAGCTGCTTCTATATTAACAGCGGTAATTATTTCTTTTGTGGGGATTATTGGCTTTATTGGTCTTGTTACACCTCATATTATCAGAAAAATAGCCGTTGGCAGTCAGAGACAGTTTTTTATCAACTCAGCTCTTGCTGGTGGGCTGCTTTTAATAATATCTGATAATCTTGCCAGAACAGCTTTTAGACCGGTGGTTTTACCGGTTGGGGTTTTAACTGCATTTTTAGGAGCACCACTTTTTATTTATCTTGTTATAAAAGGGAGGCAGTACTGGTGA
- the cobC gene encoding alpha-ribazole phosphatase: MATKMLLIRHGETDWNKELIFQGHSDTELNEKGIKNAKKNAELLKDLNYDYIYCSDLKRAKDTAGFIADKLNKKIIESKEIRELDFGKWEGLDFKSIEEKYPDEFKAWQEDFLKNNPPGGEKISDFTERVNRFFKSVLKKHRDKKIIVVTHGGVIKTYLTEIMAVPKKRFWQFQIENNSLTEIKFTGEVAVLTKLNLLYSNNFK; this comes from the coding sequence GTGGCAACAAAAATGCTTTTAATTAGACATGGAGAAACAGATTGGAACAAAGAATTGATTTTTCAAGGGCATAGCGATACAGAATTAAACGAAAAAGGTATAAAAAATGCTAAGAAAAATGCAGAATTGTTAAAAGATCTCAACTATGATTATATTTATTGTAGTGATCTAAAAAGGGCAAAAGATACAGCTGGTTTTATCGCAGATAAGCTGAATAAAAAAATAATTGAAAGTAAAGAAATCCGCGAATTAGATTTTGGTAAATGGGAAGGACTTGACTTTAAATCAATAGAAGAGAAATATCCTGATGAATTTAAGGCCTGGCAAGAAGATTTTTTAAAAAATAATCCTCCTGGAGGAGAAAAGATAAGTGATTTTACTGAGAGAGTAAATCGCTTTTTTAAAAGTGTTTTAAAAAAACACAGGGATAAAAAAATTATTGTAGTAACCCATGGTGGAGTTATTAAAACTTATTTAACAGAAATAATGGCAGTACCAAAAAAGAGATTCTGGCAGTTTCAGATTGAGAATAATTCTCTGACAGAAATTAAATTTACTGGAGAAGTAGCTGTTTTGACAAAGCTAAATCTTTTATACTCTAATAATTTTAAGTGA
- a CDS encoding cob(I)yrinic acid a,c-diamide adenosyltransferase has translation MKAMVHVYTGCGKGKTTAALGLALRAIGADKKVFVAQFVKGMQYSELKSISKIENIGLKQYGHNYFIKGKSSKKDKTAARQGLKEVEELLEKGEYDLIILDEANIAVHYNLFSVGELITVLEKSRENIEIVITGRYAAEELIEYADLVTEMKEIKHYFKKGIKARKGIEK, from the coding sequence ATGAAAGCTATGGTACATGTTTATACTGGATGTGGGAAAGGCAAAACAACAGCTGCCTTAGGCTTAGCTCTTAGAGCAATAGGAGCTGATAAAAAGGTGTTTGTTGCCCAGTTCGTTAAAGGAATGCAGTACAGTGAATTAAAAAGTATATCAAAAATTGAAAACATTGGTTTAAAACAGTACGGCCATAATTATTTTATAAAAGGAAAGAGTTCAAAGAAAGATAAAACAGCAGCTAGACAGGGTTTAAAAGAAGTAGAAGAACTACTAGAAAAAGGAGAATATGATCTTATAATACTTGATGAGGCGAATATAGCTGTTCACTATAATCTTTTTTCTGTTGGTGAATTAATTACTGTTCTAGAAAAAAGCCGAGAAAATATTGAGATTGTAATCACCGGAAGATATGCAGCAGAAGAATTGATCGAATATGCAGACCTTGTTACAGAAATGAAAGAGATAAAACATTATTTTAAAAAAGGCATTAAAGCGCGTAAGGGGATTGAAAAATAA